Proteins encoded within one genomic window of Candidatus Eisenbacteria bacterium:
- a CDS encoding dihydrofolate reductase family protein, which produces MGKLVVAEFISLDGVIQAPGGTEEDTEGGFTQGGWTMPYWHDEIGARFMEAMSQTEAFLLGRKTWQIHGGAFEPMKAGDPFGDLMNAMPKYVVSTTLKNASAWRNSTLIKDDVVEQVRALKKRAVKDIYLDGSSVLAHTLIAADLVDEYRLLLYPVSLGGGKKLFPDGTRVNLNLFES; this is translated from the coding sequence ATGGGAAAGCTGGTGGTGGCGGAGTTCATCTCACTGGACGGTGTGATCCAGGCGCCGGGTGGGACCGAGGAGGACACGGAGGGCGGCTTCACCCAGGGAGGGTGGACGATGCCCTACTGGCACGATGAGATCGGCGCCCGTTTCATGGAGGCGATGAGCCAGACGGAGGCGTTCCTGCTCGGACGGAAGACCTGGCAGATCCACGGCGGAGCGTTCGAGCCGATGAAAGCCGGCGACCCGTTCGGCGACCTGATGAATGCCATGCCGAAGTACGTGGTCTCCACCACGCTGAAGAATGCCTCGGCCTGGCGGAACTCCACCCTGATCAAAGATGACGTGGTCGAGCAGGTGCGCGCGTTGAAGAAACGGGCCGTCAAGGACATCTACCTCGATGGCAGCAGCGTGCTGGCGCACACGCTGATCGCCGCGGATCTCGTCGACGAGTACCGCCTGCTCCTCTACCCGGTATCGCTCGGCGGGGGCAAGAAACTGTTCCCGGACGGGACGCGGGTCAATCTGAACTTGTTCGAGTCGA
- a CDS encoding VOC family protein translates to MSKQKITPCLWFDNNAEEAVNFYTSVFKHSKIHKVMRYGEAGPGAEGSVMTISFQIEGQDFLALNGGPQFKFNEAISLIVNCEDQKEVDELWTKLTQDGGQESQCGWLKDKFGMSWQITPKALIEMVQDKDPEKAQRVFRAMLGMKKIQIDELEEAYEGAKAR, encoded by the coding sequence ATGTCCAAGCAGAAGATCACTCCATGCCTGTGGTTCGACAACAACGCCGAAGAGGCGGTCAACTTCTATACGTCGGTCTTCAAGCACTCGAAGATCCACAAGGTCATGCGCTACGGAGAGGCCGGCCCCGGCGCCGAGGGCTCGGTGATGACGATCTCGTTCCAGATCGAAGGCCAGGATTTCCTGGCGCTGAACGGCGGTCCGCAATTCAAGTTCAACGAGGCGATCTCGTTGATCGTGAACTGTGAGGACCAGAAGGAAGTGGACGAGCTGTGGACCAAGCTCACCCAGGATGGCGGCCAGGAGAGTCAGTGCGGCTGGCTCAAGGACAAGTTCGGCATGTCCTGGCAGATCACTCCGAAGGCGTTGATCGAGATGGTCCAGGACAAGGATCCGGAAAAGGCCCAACGGGTGTTCCGAGCGATGCTGGGGATGAAGAAGATCCAGATCGACGAGCTGGAAGAGGCTTACGAAGGCGCCAAGGCCCGCTAG
- a CDS encoding MFS transporter, with amino-acid sequence MNDRRVLYVTAFLRAVATGMIGVLLGFYLAEAHLDARAIGVIVAAGLAGAAAGTMAVTAAADRFGRRRALVALALLAGAGGLALLVTREPWAIALAAFVGMVNGMGRDRGAALVLEQAVLPNAVSDRERTSAFAAYNIAQDVGHALGGLMAVTPRWIQSMAGPQAPESTGIHGAIVIYGALSLVPALLYFMLSSAVETPLAKAALPPLSPATRRILTKISALFALDGLGGGFLTAALLSYFFHERFGVGVEVVGPLFFGARVANAISHVGAAWLARRIGLVNTMVFTHIPSSLLLVTVAFAPSFPVAAALFLLREGLVEMDVPTRQSYVMAVVKPEERTRASGVTAIVRLAAWTAAPTVAGFLMQDMSLMTPLVVGAAMKITYDVLLWRSFRGLKPPEEQGEAQVA; translated from the coding sequence GTGAACGACCGGCGAGTGCTGTATGTCACCGCGTTCCTGCGCGCGGTCGCCACCGGAATGATCGGCGTCCTCCTCGGCTTCTACCTCGCCGAAGCGCATCTCGACGCTCGCGCGATCGGGGTGATCGTGGCCGCCGGGCTGGCGGGCGCCGCGGCGGGCACGATGGCCGTGACCGCCGCCGCCGACCGGTTCGGGAGACGCCGGGCGCTGGTGGCGCTCGCGCTGCTCGCGGGCGCCGGGGGCCTGGCGCTCCTCGTGACTCGCGAGCCGTGGGCGATCGCGCTCGCGGCTTTCGTGGGCATGGTCAACGGCATGGGGCGGGATCGCGGCGCCGCGCTGGTCCTCGAGCAGGCCGTGCTCCCCAACGCGGTGAGCGACCGCGAGCGCACGTCCGCGTTCGCGGCCTACAACATCGCGCAGGACGTGGGTCACGCGCTGGGCGGACTGATGGCCGTCACGCCGCGCTGGATTCAGTCGATGGCCGGCCCCCAAGCTCCCGAATCCACGGGTATCCATGGCGCGATCGTGATCTACGGCGCGCTCTCACTGGTGCCGGCACTTCTCTACTTCATGCTCTCGAGCGCGGTCGAGACGCCGCTGGCGAAGGCGGCCTTGCCACCGCTCAGTCCGGCTACGCGGCGCATCCTGACGAAGATCAGCGCGCTGTTCGCCCTCGACGGTCTCGGCGGCGGCTTCCTCACCGCGGCGCTCCTCTCCTACTTCTTCCACGAGCGCTTCGGCGTCGGCGTCGAGGTGGTGGGCCCGCTCTTCTTCGGCGCGCGCGTGGCCAATGCCATCTCGCACGTGGGAGCGGCCTGGCTCGCGCGCCGCATCGGTCTCGTGAACACGATGGTGTTCACGCACATCCCATCCAGCCTCCTGCTGGTCACCGTAGCCTTTGCGCCGAGCTTCCCCGTGGCCGCCGCGCTGTTCCTCTTGCGCGAAGGCCTGGTGGAGATGGACGTTCCGACACGGCAGTCGTACGTGATGGCGGTGGTCAAGCCCGAGGAGCGCACGCGCGCGTCAGGCGTCACCGCCATCGTTCGCCTCGCCGCATGGACCGCGGCGCCGACGGTCGCGGGGTTCCTCATGCAGGACATGTCGCTGATGACACCGCTCGTGGTCGGCGCGGCGATGAAGATCACCTACGACGTGCTCCTGTGGCGGAGCTTCCGGGGTCTCAAGCCGCCCGAAGAGCAGGGCGAAGCCCAAGTGGCCTGA